The proteins below come from a single Miscanthus floridulus cultivar M001 chromosome 1, ASM1932011v1, whole genome shotgun sequence genomic window:
- the LOC136505940 gene encoding multiple organellar RNA editing factor 8, chloroplastic/mitochondrial-like produces the protein MASASRALLLSRALQASAAFRRVPTLLRPLAAAASLLPAGAAAPGAGVRCFATQPATSSLRDSSPNWSNRPPKETILLDGCDFEHWLVVMEPPPGDASNPDITRDEIIDSYIKTLAQVVGSEEEARQKIYSVSTRHYFAFGALVSEELSYKLKEMPKVRWVLPDSYLDVKNKDYGGEPFINGEAVPYDPKYHEEWVRNNARANERSRRNDRPRNFDRSRNFERRRENMQNYQNRDGPPAQGFNGPPPPPGQNQMPPHHGQGNMPPPPPHAGGGQPNYQHQMPNPQAGYNTGGAPHYQQGGAPGYQGGPPGYQGGNQGYQGNPGPAYQGGNPGYQSGPPGYPGGNQPPPYQGGNPNTPPYPGGGNPGYPGGGPGYQGQGGNSNFE, from the exons ATGGCGTCGGCGTCGCGCGCGCTCCTCCTCTCCCGTGCGCTCCAGGCCAGCGCCGCGTTCCGCCGCGTCCCCACCCTCCTGCGCCCGCTGGCTGCGGCCGCGAGCCTCCTCCCGGCGGGGGCGGCCGCCCCCGGCGCGGGGGTGCGGTGCTTCGCGACCCAGCCGGCGACGTCCTCGCTGCGGGACTCGTCCCCGAACTGGAGCAATCGCCCGCCCAAGGAGACGATCCTCCTCGACGGGTGTGACTTCGAGCACTGGCTCGTCGTTATGGAGCCGCCGCCTGGTGACGCCTCCAACCCCGACATCACGCGCGATGAGATCATCGATAGCTATATCAAGACCCTTGCCCAAGTCGTCGGGAG TGAGGAAGAAGCTAGGCAAAAGATATATTCGGTGTCGACTCGTCATTACTTCGCCTTTGGTGCACTTGTATCTGAGGAACTCTCTTACAAACTGAAAG AAATGCCCAAGGTCCGCTGGGTTCTTCCTGATTCATACTTGGATGTCAAAAATAAGGACTATGGAG GAGAACCCTTCATAAATGGGGAAGCTGTTCCTTATGATCCTAAATACCATGAGGAGTGGGTGAGAAACAATGCCCGTGCCAATGAAAGATCCAGGCGCAATGATAGGCCTCGCAACTTTGACAGGTCAAGGAACTttgagaggagaagggagaacaTGCAGAACTACCAGAACAGAGATGGGCCTCCTGCACAGGGTTTCAATGGCCCCCCACCTCCACCTGGCCAGAACCAGATGCCACCTCACCATGGTCAGGGCAacatgccgccgccaccgccgcatgCTGGTGGTGGCCAACCAAACTATCAGCACCAAATGCCAAATCCACAGGCAGGCTACAACACTGGCGGTGCTCCTCACTACCAACAAGGTGGTGCTCCTGGCTACCAAGGTGGACCTCCGGGGTATCAAGGTGGTAACCAAGGTTACCAAGGGAACCCAGGCCCGGCCTACCAAGGTGGTAACCCTGGCTACCAAAGTGGCCCACCTGGTTACCCTGGTGGCAACCAACCACCTCCCTACCAAGGAGGCAACCCCAACACACCGCC